From Methanocella paludicola SANAE, a single genomic window includes:
- a CDS encoding Eco57I restriction-modification methylase domain-containing protein, whose protein sequence is MDLLPGLLEDVKAGKVSAEAACARLDAFIACHYGGLSRDAGVVYTPLPVARYICRQAIDPYLATGNSIENIRVFDSSCGTGIFLQAALEELYRLRAEKSDLSEYELKKQIIEKCLFGMDIDQYSADAAFLRLNMLLPSNGEKQIKVNVACDNALFATGVGTFDVIVGNPPYMRIKSMSGDLKTSLPEKVKASRLYNYQEGNLNLYKLFIERNLGFLKESGRMGLIIPSSFLNEATSEKLRKHIFDTCSLEEVVEIPERSRIFPGVNQATAIIVLKKSKASHGRLWLRLGADGDTLGTGNSPIAIAYAELAEFTDGRMEVPLLTDPAVEWEMMRRLKGIPPFRGGNGVPPVGQISVGNVDETFDKAYISEERTGDIFVKGIHLKEYFVDLSPGGRQPRWVKKEEFLRKRPSAAEIIGRSRIIGRNTQNKACPRRLKFAILPPGYLCSNSIKQIVITDPNIDPLYILGLLNSSTLNWYFELFCSQNNIRNYRIESLPIVRALGNVQGTFASIARLLMDSSGKTRDFYDKLIDVMAFELYFGGPGLIDIAASAHDFDTARVRGSLDAVTGDRRYVVVTNATNKNTRAKNIFQ, encoded by the coding sequence ATGGACTTATTGCCCGGGCTTCTGGAAGATGTAAAAGCTGGTAAGGTTTCTGCCGAGGCGGCGTGTGCCCGGCTGGACGCCTTCATTGCGTGTCATTACGGGGGACTATCCCGGGACGCCGGCGTGGTCTATACGCCCCTCCCGGTCGCCCGCTATATTTGCCGTCAGGCTATAGATCCTTATTTGGCCACCGGTAACTCTATCGAGAATATCCGTGTTTTCGATAGCTCATGCGGCACCGGTATTTTCCTTCAGGCAGCGCTTGAGGAACTGTATCGCCTTCGCGCCGAAAAAAGTGACCTGAGCGAGTATGAGCTAAAAAAGCAGATCATAGAAAAATGCCTGTTCGGCATGGACATAGACCAATACTCTGCCGATGCCGCTTTCCTGCGGCTGAACATGCTATTACCATCGAATGGCGAAAAACAAATTAAAGTAAATGTGGCCTGCGATAACGCCCTGTTCGCTACCGGCGTCGGCACCTTCGATGTCATCGTGGGTAACCCACCCTACATGCGCATAAAAAGCATGAGCGGAGACCTAAAAACCAGTTTGCCCGAAAAAGTAAAGGCCAGCCGCCTCTACAATTACCAGGAAGGCAACCTTAATCTTTACAAGCTCTTCATTGAGCGTAACCTGGGGTTTTTAAAGGAAAGCGGCAGAATGGGGCTCATCATTCCCTCTTCTTTCTTGAATGAGGCGACTTCGGAAAAGCTGCGCAAACATATTTTCGACACATGCAGCCTGGAAGAGGTCGTGGAGATACCTGAGCGCTCCCGCATATTCCCGGGCGTTAACCAGGCAACTGCCATTATCGTATTGAAAAAGTCGAAAGCCTCGCATGGCCGCTTATGGTTAAGGCTGGGGGCTGACGGCGATACTCTGGGAACCGGCAACAGCCCTATCGCAATAGCATATGCTGAGCTCGCCGAATTCACCGATGGCCGAATGGAAGTGCCACTCCTGACGGACCCGGCGGTGGAATGGGAAATGATGCGGCGCCTGAAGGGCATACCGCCATTCAGGGGAGGGAATGGTGTCCCGCCCGTGGGACAAATATCAGTCGGGAATGTGGACGAGACGTTCGATAAGGCTTACATTTCCGAAGAGCGGACTGGCGACATATTCGTAAAAGGCATCCACCTGAAGGAGTACTTTGTGGACCTTTCGCCCGGCGGCAGGCAGCCCCGCTGGGTGAAAAAAGAGGAGTTTTTACGGAAGAGGCCCTCGGCTGCCGAAATAATAGGCCGTAGCCGCATCATCGGCCGCAACACCCAGAACAAGGCCTGCCCCCGCCGACTAAAATTCGCCATTCTTCCGCCAGGATACCTGTGCAGCAACTCCATAAAGCAGATTGTCATCACGGACCCGAACATTGACCCCCTTTACATTCTGGGGCTACTGAACTCATCCACCCTGAACTGGTACTTCGAGCTTTTCTGCTCTCAGAATAACATCCGTAACTATCGTATCGAGTCCCTTCCGATCGTCCGGGCACTCGGCAACGTACAGGGCACTTTTGCCAGTATCGCCCGCCTTTTAATGGATTCATCCGGCAAAACACGGGATTTTTACGATAAATTAATAGACGTTATGGCATTCGAGCTCTATTTCGGCGGCCCGGGGCTTATCGATATAGCAGCATCAGCGCACGACTTCGATACCGCAAGGGTCAGAGGATCATTAGATGCAGTTACGGGCGACAGACGGTACGTCGTCGTCACGAACGCCACGAACAAAAACACGAGGGCGAAAAATATATTTCAATGA
- a CDS encoding beta-ribofuranosylaminobenzene 5'-phosphate synthase, translating to MLRIRTPSRLHMTLIDMNGEIGRIDGGIGITLDKPYIEITAKKSDTVTVKGDPDLRERMRKACEAFGPGYGVEIDIKKSYWNHIGLGSGTQAALAAGTAVAKLYGLDMSSAEVALKVGRGGLSGVGIGAFDKGGFILDGGHKTSVKKAFLPDSFADGVPPAPLIMSCPFPDWDIVLATLPMKGAHDLYEKDVFARTCPLPLREIERLSHIILMQMLPSIVEKDLEAFGTALNAIQGVGFKKREVDLQPGACEILRVMTEAGAPGAGMSSFGPTVFAVTDRSGPIMSEVKSNCPDCMVMKTRARNSGADIECLP from the coding sequence TTGTTAAGGATACGAACACCTTCCCGCCTCCACATGACGCTCATCGACATGAACGGAGAGATCGGCAGGATCGACGGCGGGATCGGAATAACGCTCGACAAGCCTTATATCGAGATCACGGCGAAAAAGAGCGATACGGTCACGGTTAAGGGAGACCCTGACCTGCGCGAGCGCATGCGCAAGGCATGCGAGGCATTCGGCCCGGGATATGGCGTGGAGATCGACATTAAAAAGTCGTACTGGAACCATATCGGCCTCGGATCGGGTACCCAGGCCGCTCTGGCCGCGGGCACCGCCGTAGCAAAATTGTATGGCCTGGATATGTCGTCCGCCGAGGTTGCCCTTAAAGTCGGCCGCGGCGGCCTGTCGGGCGTGGGCATCGGCGCCTTCGATAAAGGCGGTTTCATCCTCGACGGGGGACATAAGACGAGCGTTAAGAAGGCCTTCCTTCCCGATTCATTCGCCGACGGAGTCCCTCCCGCCCCGCTGATCATGAGCTGCCCCTTCCCTGACTGGGACATCGTGCTCGCCACGCTGCCGATGAAAGGCGCCCACGACCTTTACGAAAAGGACGTCTTCGCCCGAACGTGTCCCTTACCATTAAGGGAGATCGAGAGGCTCAGCCACATCATTCTCATGCAGATGCTGCCCTCGATCGTAGAAAAGGACCTGGAAGCCTTTGGCACGGCGCTGAACGCGATCCAGGGCGTAGGGTTCAAGAAGAGGGAAGTCGACCTTCAGCCGGGCGCCTGCGAGATATTGCGTGTCATGACGGAAGCCGGGGCGCCGGGAGCGGGCATGAGCTCGTTCGGCCCGACCGTGTTCGCTGTCACTGACAGGTCCGGCCCGATCATGTCCGAGGTCAAGAGTAACTGCCCTGATTGTATGGTCATGAAGACAAGGGCCCGTAATTCGGGGGCAGATATCGAATGCCTCCCGTAG
- a CDS encoding NOP5/NOP56 family protein — protein sequence MPPVDERLALHEASMRLAREAISKSLSGKDAYLIQAVRALDDLNEAFNVTSGRLAEWYAIHYPENRLRPYELIEQIVESPADSEASTMGAPMTGEDLAAIQGVAQVAKTILIQRKAIEDYISKIMLEIAPNLSSVLGPLLGARLIARAGSLEKLARMPASSIQVMGAGEALFKHLKAGTPSPKHGLIFKHPLISGAPKKARGKIARMLAGKAAIAARMDYYSGEVMDFGDLKAKASAIKSRSRGGKKP from the coding sequence ATGCCTCCCGTAGACGAGCGTCTTGCGCTTCATGAGGCGTCTATGCGGCTTGCCCGCGAGGCGATCTCAAAAAGCCTGTCCGGAAAGGACGCTTATCTGATCCAGGCAGTGAGAGCGCTGGACGACCTTAATGAAGCTTTTAATGTTACCTCGGGTCGCCTGGCCGAGTGGTATGCGATACATTATCCGGAGAATCGTTTACGCCCTTACGAGTTAATTGAGCAGATAGTCGAGAGCCCGGCGGATAGTGAGGCTTCGACTATGGGCGCCCCCATGACGGGCGAGGACCTTGCTGCCATCCAGGGCGTTGCACAGGTTGCCAAAACGATACTCATACAGCGTAAAGCTATCGAGGATTATATCAGTAAAATAATGCTGGAGATCGCGCCGAACCTGTCGAGTGTGCTGGGGCCATTGCTGGGAGCAAGGCTCATAGCGCGGGCCGGGAGCCTCGAAAAACTCGCCCGCATGCCCGCCAGCAGCATACAGGTCATGGGAGCGGGCGAGGCCCTGTTCAAGCACCTTAAGGCAGGCACGCCATCCCCCAAGCACGGCCTGATCTTTAAGCATCCGCTGATCAGCGGCGCCCCGAAGAAGGCAAGGGGCAAGATCGCCCGCATGCTCGCGGGAAAGGCGGCTATCGCCGCCAGGATGGACTATTATTCGGGCGAGGTCATGGATTTCGGGGACCTTAAGGCAAAAGCTTCTGCGATCAAGAGCCGTTCCAGAGGAGGTAAGAAGCCTTGA
- a CDS encoding fibrillarin-like rRNA/tRNA 2'-O-methyltransferase, translating into MSGISGVRPAGIDNVFYVTLESKDMLSTLTRYPDSDTLAFEGAYYRLWSPSTSKLASMIMKGMDIPLGKNSKVLYLGAASGTTVTRVADIACDGIVFAVEFAPRPARDLLMAIEERINVMPIIADARQPERYPPFLNKVDVIYQDVAQPEQAAIANANAERYLKSGGYLIMAIKAKSISSIENVGDIFREELQTLGKDFQIMEKASLEPLHHGHLAVIARYK; encoded by the coding sequence TTGAGCGGCATCAGCGGCGTGCGGCCTGCGGGCATCGATAACGTGTTCTACGTCACCCTTGAAAGTAAGGACATGCTCTCGACGCTCACTCGTTACCCGGATAGCGATACGCTTGCCTTCGAAGGCGCCTATTACAGGCTGTGGAGCCCGTCTACCAGCAAGCTCGCTTCGATGATCATGAAAGGCATGGACATTCCCTTAGGTAAAAACTCGAAAGTCCTCTACCTTGGGGCCGCCAGCGGCACTACCGTGACCCGGGTTGCGGATATCGCGTGCGACGGCATTGTCTTCGCGGTCGAGTTCGCCCCACGTCCCGCCCGTGACCTGCTCATGGCCATCGAGGAGAGGATCAACGTAATGCCCATCATTGCCGACGCCCGGCAGCCCGAGAGATACCCGCCATTCCTCAATAAAGTAGACGTGATCTACCAGGACGTCGCCCAGCCCGAACAGGCCGCGATCGCCAATGCCAACGCCGAAAGATACCTGAAAAGTGGAGGATATCTCATAATGGCCATAAAGGCAAAAAGCATCAGCTCGATAGAGAATGTCGGGGACATATTTAGGGAGGAGCTACAAACTCTCGGAAAAGATTTCCAGATAATGGAAAAGGCCTCTCTGGAGCCCCTTCACCACGGCCATCTGGCAGTCATTGCCAGATATAAATAA
- a CDS encoding PqqD family protein, protein MPAFVTLKGTKAKIPYKKLLQAKPKKSEAIEWDGNGSDSLRIYAKYKKNYLVKFLSRFFEIPEERSFRFNPLGAMVWELCDGTHSVEEIKGIIMKRSKGDEKDIEKRLIRFINRLTANDLIILEV, encoded by the coding sequence ATGCCCGCGTTCGTCACTTTGAAGGGTACGAAGGCCAAGATACCTTATAAAAAATTACTTCAGGCGAAGCCGAAGAAGAGCGAGGCCATCGAGTGGGACGGGAACGGCTCGGATTCACTCCGCATCTACGCTAAATATAAGAAGAATTATCTTGTGAAATTCTTGAGCCGGTTCTTCGAGATCCCTGAAGAGCGCAGCTTTCGCTTCAACCCCCTGGGCGCCATGGTCTGGGAGCTGTGTGACGGTACGCATAGTGTCGAAGAGATCAAGGGCATCATCATGAAGCGGAGTAAGGGCGACGAGAAGGATATTGAGAAGCGCCTTATTCGTTTTATTAATCGTCTTACTGCCAATGACCTTATTATTTTAGAGGTTTGA
- a CDS encoding Sec-independent protein translocase subunit TatA/TatB, which translates to MVGFDEVIFIAIVALLLFGPDKLPQYIRELGRFYAEFKKAQRDLEGEFNKAANASLSAPKQPSATVLEIARKMNIPADGKTEEQLLKEIEAAVSRETGKV; encoded by the coding sequence ATGGTCGGCTTCGACGAGGTCATTTTCATCGCTATCGTGGCTCTGCTCCTGTTCGGGCCGGATAAGCTGCCCCAGTACATCCGCGAGCTGGGACGCTTTTACGCCGAGTTCAAAAAAGCCCAGAGAGACCTAGAAGGCGAGTTCAATAAGGCCGCTAATGCCTCGCTTTCTGCCCCGAAGCAGCCCTCAGCTACCGTTCTGGAAATTGCGCGCAAGATGAACATCCCGGCGGACGGCAAGACGGAAGAGCAGCTATTAAAGGAGATAGAGGCCGCCGTATCCCGTGAAACGGGAAAGGTATAA
- a CDS encoding ABC transporter ATP-binding protein: protein MTENLIEVNDLKKYFPIKGGIFSRTVEQVKAVDGVSLSIKKGETLGLVGESGCGKTTVGRSILRLIEPDSGEIIFEDKDIMKYGRSELRHIRPNMQIVFQDPNSSLDPRMSVKDIIGEPMVVNKKNGADMEDKIGKLLKAVGLNPVDMYRYPHEFSGGQRQRICIARALALNPKFIVLDEPTSALDVSVQSQILNMLEDLQKEFGLTYLFISHNLIVVKYLSDRVAVMYLGKVVELAKTEALFDSPMHPYTQALLSAIAVPDPAVKRSQRIILEGDVPTPINPPKGCRFHTRCRYKMDICDKVEPEFKDIGGEHFVACHLMDKR, encoded by the coding sequence ATGACGGAGAACCTCATCGAGGTCAATGACCTCAAAAAATACTTCCCGATCAAGGGCGGCATATTCTCCCGGACCGTAGAGCAGGTCAAGGCCGTGGACGGCGTGAGCCTGTCCATCAAGAAGGGCGAGACACTGGGCCTTGTAGGGGAAAGCGGGTGCGGAAAGACGACGGTCGGAAGGTCGATCCTCCGGCTCATCGAGCCGGATAGCGGCGAGATCATCTTCGAGGATAAGGACATCATGAAGTACGGCCGCTCGGAGCTCCGCCACATTCGCCCTAACATGCAGATCGTGTTCCAGGACCCGAACAGCTCGCTGGACCCCAGGATGTCCGTAAAGGACATTATCGGCGAGCCGATGGTCGTCAACAAGAAGAACGGCGCGGATATGGAAGATAAGATCGGCAAGCTGCTAAAGGCGGTCGGCCTCAACCCAGTCGACATGTACCGCTATCCGCACGAGTTCAGCGGCGGCCAGAGGCAGCGCATCTGTATCGCAAGGGCGCTGGCGCTGAACCCCAAGTTCATCGTCCTCGACGAGCCGACTTCGGCGCTGGACGTCTCGGTGCAGTCGCAGATACTGAACATGCTGGAGGACCTGCAAAAAGAGTTCGGCCTGACCTACCTGTTCATATCCCATAACCTGATCGTGGTCAAATACCTGAGCGACCGCGTGGCCGTCATGTACCTGGGCAAGGTCGTCGAGCTCGCGAAGACCGAGGCGCTGTTCGACAGCCCGATGCACCCGTATACGCAGGCTTTGCTTTCCGCTATCGCCGTGCCGGACCCGGCCGTGAAGCGGAGCCAGCGTATCATCCTCGAGGGCGACGTGCCCACTCCGATCAACCCGCCAAAAGGCTGCAGGTTCCATACGAGATGCAGGTATAAGATGGACATTTGCGATAAGGTCGAGCCCGAGTTTAAGGATATCGGCGGCGAGCACTTCGTTGCCTGCCATTTAATGGATAAGCGTTAA
- a CDS encoding ABC transporter ATP-binding protein, translated as MPDVLISVKNLKTNFYTYAGVVKALDGINLDIYKGETIGLVGETGCGKSVTALSIIRLIQWPPGKIDEGTITFEGRDLLKLPESEMRKIRGNKISMIFQEPMNSFNPVFTIGDQIAEVIMLHQKKTKKEALAQAIEMLKFTSIPAPERVAKSYPHELSGGMLQRAMISMALACQPELLIADEPTTALDVTIEAQILELMKGLKTKMGASILLITHDLGIIAEMCDRVGVMYAGNIVELADVSTIFKNPSHPYTSGLICAIPSLATKQACRLDTIPGNVPNLIRPPEGCRFHPRCSKAMDRCKKEKPGVYDLGNGHLVSCFLYAEGQKQ; from the coding sequence ATGCCAGACGTACTGATCAGCGTTAAAAACCTGAAGACGAACTTCTACACGTACGCGGGCGTCGTCAAAGCGCTCGACGGCATAAACCTGGATATCTACAAGGGCGAGACCATCGGCCTGGTCGGCGAGACCGGGTGCGGCAAGTCCGTGACGGCCCTGTCGATCATCCGCCTGATCCAGTGGCCTCCCGGAAAGATCGACGAGGGGACTATCACCTTCGAAGGCAGGGACCTCCTGAAGCTGCCCGAAAGCGAGATGCGCAAGATCCGGGGCAACAAGATATCCATGATCTTCCAGGAGCCCATGAACTCGTTCAACCCTGTGTTTACCATCGGCGACCAGATCGCCGAGGTCATCATGCTGCACCAGAAGAAGACGAAGAAAGAGGCCCTGGCGCAGGCGATCGAGATGCTCAAGTTCACCAGCATACCCGCTCCCGAAAGAGTGGCAAAAAGCTATCCTCATGAGCTATCGGGCGGCATGTTGCAGCGGGCGATGATCTCCATGGCGCTGGCGTGCCAGCCGGAACTCCTCATCGCAGATGAGCCGACAACGGCCCTGGACGTGACCATCGAGGCCCAGATCCTCGAGCTGATGAAGGGCCTTAAGACGAAGATGGGCGCTTCCATTCTCCTCATAACGCATGACCTGGGCATCATCGCCGAGATGTGCGACCGTGTGGGCGTCATGTACGCCGGTAACATCGTCGAGCTGGCGGATGTCTCGACAATTTTCAAGAACCCGTCGCACCCGTATACGAGCGGTTTGATCTGTGCCATCCCGAGCCTGGCGACCAAGCAGGCCTGCCGGCTCGACACGATCCCCGGGAACGTGCCCAATCTCATCCGCCCGCCGGAGGGCTGCCGGTTCCACCCGAGATGCAGCAAAGCGATGGACAGGTGTAAAAAGGAGAAGCCCGGCGTCTATGACCTCGGGAACGGCCATCTCGTATCGTGCTTCCTGTACGCGGAGGGGCAGAAACAATGA
- a CDS encoding ABC transporter permease — protein sequence MANDAITIQKKKSFIDDWKEKNDSKIKDWKHSISLFTKSPLAMIGLFIVIFFMLVAIFAPYLAPYSNNWRDLSLQSQAPSSTHILGTEIYGGDIFSMIIWGSRVSLVTAFAVVLSIVIFGTIVGAFAGYFGGIIDEALMRVTDIFLAFPSLVLSMVIVAALGSGLQNVMISIAIVSWPTYARLIRGQVLSIKERNYIEAARAVGSSDWRIISKHLIPNSLAPTIVQATMDVGSIIITSAALSFIGMGAGPGEAEWGRMINDGQAMLLNAPWISTFPGLAILLFCLGFNLLGDGLRDIMDPRMRR from the coding sequence ATGGCGAACGACGCAATAACCATACAAAAAAAGAAGTCCTTCATCGATGACTGGAAGGAGAAAAACGACTCGAAGATCAAGGACTGGAAACACTCCATCAGCCTGTTCACAAAGAGCCCGCTGGCGATGATCGGCCTGTTCATCGTCATTTTCTTCATGCTCGTGGCGATCTTCGCGCCATATCTCGCACCGTACTCGAACAACTGGAGAGACCTCTCACTACAGAGCCAGGCGCCGAGCTCGACACATATACTGGGCACGGAGATCTATGGCGGCGACATCTTTAGCATGATCATCTGGGGCAGCCGGGTTTCGCTGGTCACCGCCTTTGCGGTCGTGCTGAGCATTGTCATATTCGGCACCATCGTCGGTGCGTTCGCCGGATACTTCGGCGGCATCATAGACGAGGCCCTCATGAGGGTCACCGACATCTTCCTGGCGTTCCCGTCCCTGGTGCTCAGCATGGTCATCGTGGCGGCCCTGGGAAGCGGCCTGCAGAACGTGATGATATCCATCGCCATCGTGTCATGGCCCACCTACGCCCGACTCATCAGAGGCCAGGTCCTGTCGATCAAGGAGCGTAATTACATTGAGGCCGCGAGGGCGGTCGGCTCGAGCGACTGGAGGATCATCAGCAAGCACCTTATCCCGAACTCGCTGGCCCCCACGATCGTCCAGGCGACAATGGACGTGGGCAGCATTATCATCACATCGGCCGCGCTGAGCTTCATCGGCATGGGCGCCGGCCCCGGCGAGGCCGAATGGGGCAGGATGATCAACGACGGGCAGGCAATGCTCCTGAACGCACCCTGGATATCGACGTTCCCGGGCCTGGCCATACTGCTCTTCTGCCTCGGCTTTAACCTGCTCGGCGACGGGCTGCGGGACATCATGGACCCGAGGATGAGGCGATAA
- a CDS encoding ABC transporter permease has translation MKLRDYVIRRLLLLIPVLIGISFITFFLSHMIGDPAAAWLSEKTAGQPELVEKIRAAHHLDDPLVIQYYYYLVDLSKLDLGRTGRNEGGRPVVQALMDYFPATLELAIIGMILCLLIGIPAGILSAIYKDKWVDHIVRLGALVGVSMPVFWLGLIVKYWLSYKFGWFPLDGRLPYSITPPPDVTGMYTFDALIAGQWDTFFIAVRHAILPSFCLALISMAIITRMMRSSMLETMTQDYIRTARAKGLSERIVILKHALRNALTPTTTVAGIAFGGLLSGAVMTETIFSWPGIGRFSVKAIGATDFASIMGFAMLIAIIYVFANLIVDILYVYLDPRVKYG, from the coding sequence ATGAAGCTTCGGGATTACGTTATCAGGCGATTATTATTGCTGATACCCGTGCTTATCGGGATCAGTTTCATCACATTCTTCCTTTCACACATGATCGGTGACCCGGCTGCTGCCTGGTTATCCGAAAAGACCGCGGGCCAGCCGGAACTCGTCGAGAAGATCCGTGCGGCTCACCACCTGGACGATCCGCTGGTCATCCAGTATTATTATTATCTCGTCGATCTTTCCAAGCTAGACCTGGGTAGAACCGGCCGAAATGAAGGCGGCCGGCCAGTGGTCCAGGCGTTAATGGACTACTTCCCGGCCACTCTCGAGCTGGCCATCATCGGGATGATCCTGTGCCTGCTCATCGGCATACCTGCGGGCATACTGTCCGCCATTTACAAGGATAAATGGGTCGACCACATCGTGAGGCTCGGCGCGCTGGTCGGCGTGTCCATGCCCGTATTCTGGCTCGGGCTCATTGTAAAGTACTGGCTATCCTATAAGTTCGGGTGGTTCCCCCTCGACGGCAGGCTGCCCTATTCGATCACGCCTCCCCCGGACGTCACGGGCATGTATACTTTCGATGCCCTGATCGCGGGGCAGTGGGACACGTTCTTCATAGCGGTCAGGCATGCGATACTGCCGTCCTTCTGCCTCGCCCTGATCTCCATGGCGATCATCACACGTATGATGCGCTCCAGCATGCTGGAGACCATGACGCAGGACTACATACGGACGGCCCGGGCAAAAGGCCTGTCCGAGCGGATCGTCATCCTGAAGCACGCGCTCCGGAACGCACTGACCCCGACCACGACCGTGGCCGGCATCGCGTTCGGAGGATTACTTAGCGGCGCGGTTATGACCGAGACGATATTCTCGTGGCCGGGCATCGGGCGATTCTCCGTCAAGGCGATCGGCGCGACGGACTTCGCGTCGATCATGGGTTTCGCCATGCTCATAGCGATCATATACGTGTTCGCCAACCTGATCGTCGACATACTATACGTCTACCTCGACCCGCGGGTCAAGTACGGGTGA
- a CDS encoding ABC transporter substrate-binding protein, with the protein MDRRSGTISLVVLVIAAILILSGCTSPTTVTPTPTTTTKDFTLVEMTTSDPPSLDPGLEYDTACYSVTQNVYETLVWYQGEDVSKPIGLLATDWSSNDNYTVWTFHLRKNVTFHDGTAFNASAVKYTFDRGVLMNYPDGPWVGAGISSFLKGGDEWMASNNTEADVQAYLANEAVKVIDEYTVQFTLSKSYPDWMHVLAFPATAIVSPTFEKTSSMPYTPNNYTDTYLKEHMCGTGPFKFISWTHEDNMVFERNNNYWNTPAKAAKVVVRTVPDVNNRLLAFEKGECDFSQENIRNLPVFKNSTAVVNDIRNDTLLISFIGMYEGKAPFDNPKVRQAFVESFDYVTYRDQVGYGYGSFPHGVVPKGLAGYNANIPTSTFNPEHAKQLLKEAGFSKDKPVTITIAYNQGNTGRQTGSLMLKDTVEKYDLGITLEIQELTWATLLDKEKKGELDMFFLGWQADFPTADNFLGPFAVSNVYFARQVAYKNATIDSLYDQYFTAANQDERNNIATQIQLGLLNDNPYIVYLQPASYYALSKDLKGYQWNVMLSGFNWYPMYK; encoded by the coding sequence ATGGATAGAAGATCTGGGACGATAAGTCTCGTAGTTCTCGTGATCGCAGCTATTTTGATTTTATCCGGCTGCACCTCACCGACTACGGTGACCCCGACACCAACTACTACTACAAAGGATTTTACACTGGTCGAAATGACGACATCGGACCCGCCGTCTCTGGACCCGGGACTGGAATATGATACTGCGTGCTACAGCGTTACGCAGAACGTGTATGAGACCCTCGTCTGGTATCAGGGCGAGGACGTAAGCAAGCCCATCGGCCTTTTAGCAACCGACTGGTCTTCGAACGACAACTACACCGTCTGGACCTTCCACTTAAGGAAGAACGTAACGTTCCATGACGGCACGGCATTTAACGCGTCGGCCGTCAAGTACACGTTCGACCGCGGCGTCCTGATGAACTACCCGGACGGCCCGTGGGTCGGAGCCGGCATATCGTCGTTCCTGAAGGGCGGCGACGAGTGGATGGCCTCGAACAACACTGAAGCCGATGTCCAGGCATACCTGGCCAACGAGGCAGTGAAGGTCATCGACGAGTACACCGTCCAGTTCACCCTGAGCAAGTCGTACCCGGACTGGATGCATGTTCTTGCATTCCCGGCGACTGCGATCGTGAGCCCGACCTTCGAGAAGACGTCGAGCATGCCGTACACTCCCAACAATTACACTGACACCTACCTGAAGGAGCACATGTGCGGCACCGGACCGTTCAAGTTCATTTCCTGGACCCACGAGGACAACATGGTCTTCGAGAGGAACAACAACTACTGGAACACTCCCGCAAAGGCCGCTAAGGTCGTCGTCAGGACCGTGCCCGATGTGAACAACAGGCTGCTGGCCTTCGAGAAGGGCGAATGCGACTTCTCGCAGGAGAACATCAGGAACCTGCCGGTATTCAAGAACTCCACGGCTGTCGTTAACGATATCCGCAATGACACCCTGCTCATCAGCTTCATCGGCATGTACGAGGGCAAGGCTCCATTCGACAACCCCAAGGTAAGGCAGGCATTCGTCGAGTCCTTCGACTATGTGACCTACCGTGACCAGGTCGGCTACGGCTACGGCTCGTTCCCGCACGGCGTCGTGCCCAAGGGCTTAGCCGGATACAACGCGAACATCCCGACCTCGACCTTCAACCCCGAGCATGCTAAGCAGCTCCTGAAGGAAGCCGGATTCAGCAAGGACAAGCCAGTCACCATCACGATCGCCTACAACCAGGGCAACACTGGCAGGCAGACCGGCTCTCTCATGCTGAAGGACACTGTGGAGAAGTATGACCTGGGCATCACCTTAGAGATCCAGGAGCTTACCTGGGCCACTCTGCTCGACAAGGAAAAGAAGGGCGAGCTCGACATGTTCTTCCTCGGATGGCAGGCGGACTTCCCGACCGCGGACAACTTCCTCGGCCCGTTCGCTGTCTCTAACGTGTACTTCGCGAGGCAGGTAGCCTACAAGAACGCTACCATCGACAGCCTCTACGACCAGTACTTCACGGCGGCCAACCAGGATGAGAGAAACAACATCGCCACGCAGATACAGCTTGGCCTGTTGAACGACAACCCGTACATAGTCTACCTGCAGCCAGCATCCTACTATGCCCTGAGCAAGGATCTCAAGGGCTATCAGTGGAACGTCATGCTGAGTGGCTTCAACTGGTACCCGATGTACAAGTAA